A stretch of the Saprospiraceae bacterium genome encodes the following:
- a CDS encoding integration host factor subunit beta: MRKADLVALISEKSGVPKVDVLVSLEMFFKEVKQSLAQGENVYIRGFGSFVVKKRAKKIGRHIKKNVAIEIPEHFIPSFKPAKIFVDHVKLGKEPEGHEYEEDENDDH, translated from the coding sequence ATGAGAAAAGCTGATCTGGTAGCATTGATCTCTGAAAAATCAGGTGTTCCGAAGGTGGACGTATTAGTTTCACTTGAAATGTTTTTTAAAGAAGTTAAACAGTCATTAGCTCAGGGAGAAAATGTCTATATCAGAGGTTTTGGTTCTTTTGTTGTTAAGAAAAGAGCAAAAAAGATCGGTCGTCACATTAAAAAGAATGTTGCGATTGAAATTCCAGAACATTTTATACCGTCATTCAAACCTGCCAAAATCTTTGTTGACCATGTAAAATTGGGCAAAGAACCGGAAGGACATGAATACGAAGAAGATGAAAACGACGATCATTAA
- a CDS encoding alginate lyase family protein — translation MIKIALLYIHTLRFLKFRQIYYQLHYRIKWTLFYRISNYKKWDLLKLDFKSISYPYVYCGNQSIRHLSFDLLNQTKEFESAVDWNFSEYGKLWNYHLQYMDYILDDSIPISQRSDLLKDISNHILKGRLKLEPYPVSRRIFSSLLFINNYSQDTDPCCALALKRQVHFLETNLEYHLDANHLLENFMALCFAFCYLNEKGRFDFYYIKLLEQLEQQILRDGAHFEKSPGYHLHILYRLLLIYQTAEVYFNTQTDLNKLSNFISKMVSWADQMMLHQSNFPLFNDSTYGQNPDYSQLQSIWKRLDASFKEIELSESGYRKLQQDDFCVIVNCGNVIPTFQPGHIHTDMLHLVLYYKDKAILVDSGISTYENNSIRLFEKSTASHNTICYENENQSQIWGAFRMAKRAKIQLISFTKNSLEARVLWHNGFQHTRKILLTENCLCIVDSVVPLNRKFKSTIANFHFDAGIQIVPIETEWYIQELGLRINFEGSHQSELVPFEQAVDFNSKLDSTKLAVQFEETLVTYFKLIS, via the coding sequence TTGATCAAAATAGCACTTTTATATATTCATACACTTCGCTTTTTAAAATTCAGGCAAATTTATTATCAGCTGCATTATCGCATCAAGTGGACTTTATTTTATAGAATTTCGAATTATAAGAAATGGGATTTATTGAAGTTGGACTTCAAATCCATTTCATACCCTTATGTATATTGTGGAAATCAGTCCATCCGGCATTTAAGCTTTGATTTACTAAATCAAACCAAAGAATTTGAAAGTGCAGTAGATTGGAATTTTTCTGAATATGGAAAACTCTGGAATTATCACTTGCAATACATGGACTATATATTGGATGATTCCATTCCAATAAGTCAGCGAAGCGATTTACTAAAAGACATTTCCAATCATATTCTCAAGGGGAGGTTAAAATTGGAACCTTATCCTGTTTCACGACGTATCTTCAGTAGTTTGCTTTTTATTAATAATTACAGTCAGGACACAGATCCATGCTGTGCTTTGGCATTAAAGCGTCAGGTACATTTTTTGGAGACAAATCTGGAATATCATTTGGATGCCAATCATTTGCTTGAAAATTTTATGGCACTTTGCTTTGCTTTTTGTTATTTGAACGAGAAAGGGAGGTTTGATTTTTATTATATAAAACTATTAGAACAACTTGAGCAGCAAATTTTAAGGGATGGAGCGCATTTTGAGAAAAGCCCTGGTTACCATTTACATATTCTATACCGTCTTTTGTTAATTTATCAAACTGCAGAAGTTTATTTTAATACGCAAACTGATTTAAACAAGCTAAGCAATTTCATTTCAAAAATGGTTTCATGGGCTGATCAAATGATGCTGCATCAATCAAATTTTCCATTATTTAATGACTCTACTTATGGACAAAATCCAGACTACAGTCAATTGCAATCCATTTGGAAACGATTGGATGCTTCATTTAAGGAAATTGAATTGAGTGAAAGCGGATACAGGAAATTGCAACAAGATGATTTTTGTGTAATTGTAAATTGTGGAAATGTCATACCTACTTTTCAACCCGGACATATCCATACAGATATGTTGCATTTGGTCCTCTATTATAAAGACAAGGCGATCCTTGTAGATAGTGGCATTTCGACGTATGAAAACAATTCGATTAGACTGTTTGAGAAATCAACCGCTTCACACAACACAATTTGTTATGAGAATGAGAATCAATCGCAGATTTGGGGTGCATTCAGAATGGCAAAACGAGCAAAGATACAGCTAATTTCTTTTACAAAAAATTCTCTTGAAGCCAGGGTTTTATGGCATAATGGATTTCAACACACGCGTAAAATTTTGTTGACTGAAAATTGTTTATGTATTGTAGATAGTGTTGTACCTTTGAACAGAAAATTTAAATCAACAATAGCCAATTTTCATTTTGATGCAGGGATTCAAATAGTACCTATTGAAACAGAATGGTACATTCAGGAACTTGGATTGAGAATTAATTTTGAAGGATCCCATCAAAGCGAGTTAGTTCCATTTGAACAGGCTGTTGATTTTAATTCGAAATTGGATAGCACGAAGTTAGCCGTTCAGTTTGAGGAAACACTTGTAACATATTTTAAACTAATTTCTTGA
- the wecB gene encoding UDP-N-acetylglucosamine 2-epimerase (non-hydrolyzing): MKIIQVVGARPNFMKVAPLHKALKAWPGIESIIVHTGQHFDKQMSTVFFEQLALPKPDFYLGVTGGSHTKMTAEIMLAFEHVLEQVQPDLIVVVGDVTSTIACALTAVRLGIPVAHVEAGLRSNDPTMPEEINRILTDRLSEYLFTTEASATINLIQENIPQQKIHFVGNCMIDSLHYYLPKAISLQTPLSYNLGNKEFAIMTMHRPSNVDDQNGLKKMLELIVELCKRFPLVFPVHPRTRKNMERFQLLEQFNSITNLIITEPLAYLEFISLMNACSLILTDSGGIQEESTYLQIPCLTFRKTTERPVTVEIGTNILIDDLDVKNALYYVDQIRSGNLKKGQIPDLWDGHAAERIAKILVSV, translated from the coding sequence ATGAAAATTATACAAGTGGTGGGTGCACGGCCAAATTTTATGAAGGTCGCTCCTTTACATAAAGCGCTGAAAGCATGGCCTGGCATCGAATCTATTATAGTTCACACCGGTCAGCATTTTGATAAGCAAATGAGCACGGTATTTTTTGAACAACTTGCTTTACCCAAACCTGATTTTTATTTAGGTGTAACAGGAGGATCTCACACCAAGATGACAGCAGAAATCATGCTTGCTTTTGAACATGTTTTGGAGCAGGTTCAACCGGATCTAATTGTTGTGGTGGGAGACGTTACATCTACCATTGCTTGTGCCTTAACAGCCGTAAGATTGGGTATTCCGGTCGCGCATGTAGAAGCTGGACTTCGCAGCAATGATCCTACCATGCCTGAGGAAATAAATAGAATTCTGACAGATCGTTTGAGTGAATATTTATTTACGACCGAGGCTTCTGCAACCATTAATCTGATACAAGAAAACATTCCTCAACAAAAAATTCATTTTGTAGGAAATTGTATGATTGATTCTTTGCATTATTATTTACCTAAAGCAATTTCTTTGCAAACTCCTCTTTCCTACAACTTGGGAAATAAAGAATTTGCAATAATGACGATGCATCGTCCATCCAACGTTGACGATCAAAACGGATTAAAGAAAATGCTTGAATTAATTGTTGAATTGTGCAAGCGTTTTCCATTGGTATTTCCTGTTCATCCGCGGACCCGGAAAAACATGGAACGATTTCAATTGCTTGAGCAATTTAATTCCATTACAAACCTGATTATTACAGAGCCTCTTGCATACCTCGAATTTATTAGTTTGATGAATGCATGTAGTTTGATTTTAACAGATTCAGGGGGAATTCAAGAAGAGTCTACTTATTTGCAAATTCCATGTTTAACATTTAGAAAAACAACTGAGCGTCCAGTGACTGTTGAAATTGGGACTAATATTCTGATAGATGATCTTGATGTAAAAAATGCACTTTATTATGTGGATCAAATTCGTTCTGGAAATTTAAAAAAAGGACAGATACCGGATTTATGGGATGGTCATGCAGCTGAGCGAATTGCAAAGATTCTTGTAAGTGTTTAA
- a CDS encoding single-stranded DNA-binding protein gives MNNLRNSVRLIGNLGSNPEVKSLEKGNKVARFSIATNDTYTDKDGKKVTDTQWHNIVAWGKSAELVEEYLSKGSEIALEGKLTSRSYEAKDGEKKYFTEIVMAEMVMLGKKPTA, from the coding sequence ATGAACAACCTAAGAAACAGCGTACGGCTGATTGGAAATCTGGGTTCTAACCCGGAAGTAAAATCCCTGGAAAAGGGAAATAAAGTAGCTCGTTTTTCTATTGCTACCAATGATACGTATACCGATAAAGACGGTAAAAAAGTAACCGATACCCAATGGCACAATATTGTAGCCTGGGGTAAGTCGGCCGAACTGGTAGAAGAATATCTCAGCAAAGGCAGCGAAATTGCATTAGAGGGTAAATTAACTTCCAGATCCTATGAAGCTAAGGATGGAGAGAAAAAGTACTTTACCGAAATTGTAATGGCAGAAATGGTGATGTTGGGTAAAAAACCAACGGCCTGA
- the phbB gene encoding acetoacetyl-CoA reductase, with product MSFKEVKDKNIALVTGATGGLGTAMCQKLLDDGFFVVANYRNEETATRWHDKNLALGYDCAMVKGDVTSFDEVGDMVRSIKEQYGPVAVLINNAGITRDTPIWKMQLSQWQEVINTNLNSAFYCVRHVIEDMIAKGYGRIINISSVNGQRGQFGQTNYSAAKAGMHGFTKSLAMEVAKKGITVNTISPGYIATDMVMAVREEVRNKIVEQIPMGRLGGTEEIAHLVSFLASEKSAYITGANYAINGGQHVY from the coding sequence ATGAGTTTTAAAGAAGTAAAAGATAAAAACATCGCGCTGGTTACTGGAGCAACCGGAGGATTGGGTACGGCCATGTGTCAAAAATTATTGGATGATGGGTTTTTTGTGGTAGCGAATTACCGCAATGAAGAGACTGCAACCCGATGGCATGATAAGAATTTGGCATTGGGTTATGATTGTGCAATGGTCAAAGGCGATGTAACCTCTTTTGATGAAGTAGGGGATATGGTGCGCTCAATCAAAGAACAATATGGCCCGGTTGCGGTATTAATCAATAATGCCGGGATTACCCGGGATACGCCGATTTGGAAAATGCAATTAAGTCAATGGCAGGAAGTTATTAATACTAATTTAAACAGTGCGTTTTATTGTGTGCGTCATGTCATTGAAGATATGATAGCCAAAGGTTATGGAAGGATTATAAATATTTCTTCAGTAAACGGTCAACGCGGACAGTTTGGACAAACAAATTATTCGGCTGCTAAAGCAGGGATGCATGGATTTACAAAATCATTGGCAATGGAAGTAGCTAAAAAGGGGATTACTGTCAATACCATTTCACCCGGATACATAGCCACCGATATGGTCATGGCTGTTCGGGAAGAAGTGCGTAATAAAATTGTCGAACAAATACCCATGGGACGTTTGGGAGGTACAGAAGAAATTGCTCACTTAGTATCATTTCTGGCTTCAGAAAAATCTGCTTACATCACGGGAGCGAATTATGCTATCAATGGAGGGCAACATGTTTATTAA
- a CDS encoding DUF1905 domain-containing protein, which yields MHHFKAIIEKFKKQGEKTGWTYINIPHAVAEKINPGVRKSFRIKGSLDQFPFEGFNILPMGEGNFILPLNNNIRKAIRKKQGDVLSVNIEYDPTEYSLNADFQECLEIEPAAAVFFKTLTRSHQNYFSKWIESAKTSNTRQQRIAEAINALIQKQSYPEMIRSRKKDL from the coding sequence ATGCATCATTTTAAAGCAATCATCGAAAAATTTAAAAAACAAGGTGAAAAAACCGGATGGACCTATATAAACATACCACATGCAGTTGCAGAAAAAATAAATCCGGGAGTTCGCAAATCATTTCGCATAAAAGGTTCCTTAGACCAGTTTCCATTTGAAGGATTCAATATACTCCCAATGGGTGAAGGCAATTTTATACTTCCTCTCAATAACAACATTCGCAAAGCCATTCGAAAAAAGCAGGGGGATGTACTTTCCGTTAACATCGAGTACGATCCAACTGAATACAGCTTAAATGCCGATTTTCAGGAATGCCTTGAAATCGAACCGGCAGCCGCTGTTTTTTTTAAAACCCTGACCCGATCCCATCAAAATTATTTTAGCAAATGGATCGAAAGCGCAAAAACATCCAACACCCGTCAACAACGAATTGCTGAAGCCATCAATGCCTTAATCCAAAAACAGTCTTATCCAGAAATGATACGTTCCAGAAAGAAGGATTTGTAA
- the gmk gene encoding guanylate kinase — MISKLAGKIIILTAPSGSGKTTLANYLLKQFDQLVFSVSATTRPPRIGETHGVNYYFYSQQQFQNSIQQQEFLEFQEVYPGQYYGTLLSELERIWSLNKIALFDIDVKGAHVIESNFKENILSIYVKASSIETLKQRLILRGTETAESLERRLLKAQDELEYAKYFDYVISNDKLELAQSIIHQIVSDFVKTPLK; from the coding sequence ATGATTTCAAAATTGGCCGGTAAAATTATCATACTCACGGCACCATCCGGTTCAGGCAAAACGACCCTTGCCAATTATTTATTAAAACAATTCGATCAATTAGTATTTTCGGTTTCTGCCACCACCCGGCCTCCAAGAATCGGTGAAACTCATGGTGTTAATTACTATTTTTATTCACAACAGCAATTTCAAAATTCAATACAGCAACAGGAATTTTTAGAATTTCAGGAAGTATATCCCGGTCAATATTATGGCACCTTATTGTCAGAACTTGAACGGATCTGGTCTTTAAATAAAATCGCCTTGTTTGATATCGATGTAAAAGGTGCTCATGTAATAGAATCCAATTTTAAAGAAAACATTCTTTCTATTTATGTTAAAGCTTCCAGTATCGAAACTTTGAAACAACGTCTTATTTTGAGAGGTACAGAAACTGCTGAAAGTTTAGAAAGGCGTTTATTAAAAGCGCAAGATGAACTTGAATATGCAAAATATTTTGATTACGTCATCTCGAATGATAAACTGGAATTAGCCCAATCAATAATTCATCAAATTGTCTCGGATTTTGTCAAGACTCCCTTGAAATAA
- a CDS encoding Rne/Rng family ribonuclease yields MEKELIISAQQGSVEIALVEDKKLVELHKQKSNTQYNVGDIFLGQIKKLMPGLNAAFVDIGHKKESFLHYTDMGPLFNSVVNYTKDAVDGKYTANLLDSFELQPEIQKNGKVSQITDKRVNLLVQILKEPISTKGHRLTCEITIPGRFLVLTPFNNSIAISKKIANPDERNRLFHVIESIRPKNFGVVVRTAAEGKKVAEMHEEINMLCEKWKTLHGQLLHAKAPMKLLSELDKATSIIRDLLNTSFTKIVVNDRDIYEGIKIYLENNLPEKSDIVQLYKGSKPIFDHYGIKRQIKAAFGTTATLSSGAYIVIEHTEAMHVIDVNSGPKSQRLDQETAAIQVNMEAAEEIARQLRLRDIGGLIVIDFIDMKSNENKSELYNAMRKCMESDRSQHTILPLSKFGLMQITRQRERQELKLDTSETCPSCGGSGKVNASIFVVDTIEKDLHFILSTRPTKQLVLEVHPYVAAFLKRGIWNYRMKWYFKYYKNIKIMENQDLPMIAFKFYDGPDEEIRLKG; encoded by the coding sequence ATGGAAAAAGAATTAATTATCTCCGCCCAACAGGGATCGGTAGAAATTGCGCTGGTTGAAGACAAAAAACTAGTTGAACTTCATAAACAGAAGTCCAATACCCAATACAATGTTGGGGATATCTTCCTTGGGCAGATTAAAAAGCTAATGCCTGGCCTCAACGCAGCATTTGTTGATATTGGCCATAAGAAAGAATCGTTTTTACATTATACCGATATGGGACCCCTGTTCAATTCAGTGGTCAATTACACCAAAGATGCAGTAGATGGAAAATATACTGCCAACCTGCTCGACAGTTTTGAACTGCAACCTGAAATTCAAAAAAACGGAAAGGTTTCTCAAATCACAGACAAACGTGTCAATTTATTGGTTCAAATTTTAAAGGAGCCCATTTCTACCAAAGGACACCGACTTACTTGTGAGATTACCATTCCGGGAAGATTTTTGGTTTTGACACCCTTCAATAATTCCATTGCAATTTCTAAGAAAATTGCCAATCCGGATGAACGAAATCGCTTGTTTCATGTCATTGAGTCCATTCGTCCTAAAAACTTTGGGGTTGTAGTCCGCACAGCTGCAGAAGGTAAAAAAGTAGCAGAAATGCATGAAGAAATTAACATGCTTTGCGAAAAATGGAAAACACTTCACGGACAATTGCTGCATGCAAAAGCTCCTATGAAATTGTTGAGTGAATTGGATAAAGCAACCAGCATCATTCGTGATTTACTCAATACCAGTTTTACCAAAATTGTAGTCAACGATCGGGATATTTATGAGGGAATTAAAATTTACCTCGAAAATAACCTTCCTGAAAAATCAGACATTGTCCAATTGTATAAAGGAAGTAAACCCATATTTGATCATTACGGGATCAAACGACAAATCAAAGCTGCATTTGGAACAACAGCAACTTTGAGTAGCGGAGCCTATATTGTCATTGAACATACAGAAGCCATGCACGTCATTGACGTCAACAGCGGTCCAAAATCCCAGCGATTGGATCAGGAAACAGCTGCAATCCAGGTAAATATGGAAGCTGCAGAAGAAATTGCACGTCAATTGCGATTACGAGATATTGGTGGCTTGATTGTCATTGACTTTATTGACATGAAAAGCAATGAAAACAAAAGTGAACTTTACAATGCCATGCGGAAATGCATGGAATCCGATCGATCCCAACACACCATTTTACCATTAAGTAAATTTGGTTTAATGCAAATTACCCGGCAACGGGAACGCCAGGAATTAAAACTGGATACTTCGGAGACTTGTCCGTCTTGCGGAGGATCCGGTAAGGTCAATGCATCCATTTTTGTAGTTGATACCATTGAAAAAGATCTTCATTTCATATTAAGTACCAGACCAACCAAACAATTGGTTTTGGAAGTTCATCCCTATGTTGCAGCTTTTTTGAAGCGCGGAATTTGGAATTATAGAATGAAGTGGTATTTTAAATACTATAAGAACATTAAAATTATGGAAAATCAGGATCTGCCAATGATAGCATTTAAATTTTACGATGGGCCGGATGAAGAAATCCGATTGAAAGGTTAA
- a CDS encoding glycosyltransferase WbuB → MKHILYLSYYYEPDLSAGSFRNTYLAKTLSKCLTEFTHIHLICTHPNRYASHDKKVPDVEEHGNLTIYRIHVPQHHNRFFKQLISFYYYQRGVWKLLRKIKFHTIFVSSSKLFTAHLAYRISKKTMAPYYLDLRDLFSENLAEFIPYPRLANAISKFVRNKFEIPTLMHAKHISINSEGFRDSIPKTYRGNISFFPNGIDDLFYGWSQNTELSTKRMIVTYAGNIGEAQALHKIIPPLADYLKGSHTFQIIGDGSAKHKLEAEIERFGLKNIIIIPPVERKQLLHYYCNSHYLFLHLNDYKSLEKVLPSKLFEYGGGNVPIIAGVSGVAKKFMEEELKENIFIFEPCNFPMIKDYMEMHPYTIKFRMEFIKKYNRQYITYMMTESILAEFYGHR, encoded by the coding sequence TTGAAGCATATTCTATATTTGAGTTATTACTATGAACCGGATCTAAGTGCCGGCTCTTTTCGTAATACCTATCTTGCTAAAACGCTGTCAAAGTGTCTCACAGAGTTTACACACATTCATCTTATTTGTACCCACCCCAACCGATATGCATCTCATGATAAAAAAGTCCCGGATGTTGAAGAACATGGAAATTTAACAATTTACCGGATTCATGTACCACAACATCATAACCGTTTTTTTAAACAGTTGATTTCATTTTATTATTATCAGCGGGGTGTTTGGAAACTTTTAAGAAAAATTAAATTTCATACGATTTTTGTTTCGTCTTCTAAATTATTTACTGCGCATTTGGCATATAGAATTTCCAAGAAAACCATGGCACCTTATTATTTAGATTTAAGGGATTTGTTTTCAGAGAATCTGGCTGAATTTATCCCTTATCCGAGGTTAGCAAATGCCATCAGCAAGTTTGTTCGAAATAAGTTTGAAATTCCAACTTTAATGCATGCTAAGCATATCAGCATTAACTCAGAAGGATTTCGTGACAGTATTCCAAAGACCTATAGAGGGAATATCAGCTTTTTCCCAAATGGCATAGATGATCTTTTTTATGGATGGTCTCAAAACACAGAACTATCTACAAAAAGAATGATCGTAACCTATGCCGGAAACATTGGAGAAGCTCAAGCTCTTCACAAGATTATTCCGCCTTTGGCAGACTATTTAAAAGGAAGCCATACATTCCAGATTATTGGTGATGGTTCAGCCAAGCATAAATTGGAAGCTGAAATTGAGCGGTTTGGTTTAAAAAACATAATTATAATACCTCCGGTTGAACGCAAACAACTTCTACATTACTACTGCAACTCACATTATCTATTTTTACATTTAAACGATTATAAATCACTTGAAAAAGTGCTTCCATCTAAATTGTTTGAATATGGGGGTGGAAATGTACCAATCATCGCAGGGGTTTCTGGGGTAGCTAAGAAATTCATGGAAGAAGAACTCAAAGAGAACATTTTTATATTTGAACCTTGCAACTTTCCTATGATTAAAGATTACATGGAAATGCATCCGTACACAATTAAATTTCGAATGGAATTTATTAAAAAGTACAACCGTCAATATATTACCTATATGATGACCGAATCCATCTTAGCTGAATTTTATGGTCACCGATGA
- a CDS encoding YicC family protein produces MATFALQFLLMLMSMTGFGNSKGHLQGKEIIIEIRCVNSKVNDFRLKIPNSYRQHELDLRKILNDRVIRGKMDLSISVDSKGGEEEFAINKNLFLNFYNQIQALSTHIDLSHSDILNAIMKFPNVIMSQDTLISKEEYNYVLDLLFEAIEKLNDFRSIEGTIIANDMVFRIKSILDQLEAVEKEDPKRFVILKEKLLKSLRTNFEGENIDMNRFEQELLYYLERLDITEEKVRLRQHCEYFLEEINKESTQKSRKLNFITQEIGREINTLGSKAQFSPIQKLVVNMKDELEKIKEQMANVL; encoded by the coding sequence ATGGCTACCTTTGCCCTTCAATTTTTGCTTATGTTAATGTCTATGACCGGTTTTGGAAATTCGAAAGGCCATTTACAAGGCAAAGAGATTATTATTGAAATACGCTGCGTCAATTCTAAAGTAAACGATTTTAGACTTAAAATTCCAAATAGCTACCGCCAGCATGAGCTCGATTTACGCAAAATTCTCAATGACCGGGTGATTCGGGGTAAAATGGATCTCAGTATTTCAGTAGACTCTAAAGGGGGTGAAGAGGAATTTGCCATCAACAAGAATTTGTTTCTGAATTTTTACAATCAAATTCAAGCACTTTCCACTCATATCGACCTGAGCCATTCGGATATTCTGAATGCCATAATGAAATTTCCCAATGTCATTATGTCACAGGATACGCTGATCAGTAAAGAAGAGTATAACTATGTATTGGATTTACTGTTTGAAGCCATTGAAAAACTCAACGATTTTCGTTCGATCGAAGGGACCATTATTGCAAATGACATGGTTTTCCGAATTAAAAGTATTTTAGATCAATTAGAAGCAGTTGAAAAAGAAGATCCCAAACGATTTGTTATCTTAAAAGAAAAATTGTTAAAATCCCTTCGAACAAATTTTGAAGGTGAAAATATTGACATGAATCGATTTGAACAGGAATTGCTTTACTACCTCGAACGGTTGGATATCACTGAAGAAAAAGTTAGACTTCGACAACACTGCGAATACTTTTTAGAAGAAATTAATAAAGAGTCTACACAAAAATCCAGAAAACTCAATTTTATTACTCAGGAAATTGGAAGGGAAATTAATACCTTAGGTTCTAAAGCACAATTTTCCCCAATTCAGAAATTAGTAGTCAATATGAAAGACGAACTGGAAAAAATAAAGGAACAAATGGCTAATGTTTTATGA
- a CDS encoding glycosyltransferase family 4 protein has translation MVTDDKLCVAVLANSSWNIFNFRKTLIQFLADQNYRVIVIAPEDEYTKFIISWKNIEYIPIKHLNAKSRNPFQDFLLVFEYFKLLKLYKPALILPHTIKPNIYSSLAARWLNISTVSSLTGLGTVFIRDTFVNRIIQKFYHWALSGNKYLLFHNHLDRNEWCQRSLFPISKTFIIPGSGVDLNRFKPDPVNINSRQFIFLYLGRLHPDKGIREFLLAAKILSQEQANLRFWVAGDLLEADYKNGYEEIVHLLHSIPKLDYLGKQSEVATLLKQVHFVVLPTYREGMSRSLMEAMAMCKPVIASNVAGVNELITDGVEGFLVPAKDIQSLSNAMVRMSQLADEQYKSMGAAGRLKIESFYSNQKVCEAYSELFLKVFH, from the coding sequence ATGGTCACCGATGATAAGCTGTGCGTAGCGGTTCTTGCTAATTCTTCGTGGAATATTTTTAATTTTCGAAAAACACTGATTCAATTTCTAGCAGATCAAAATTATCGGGTAATAGTAATCGCACCGGAGGATGAATATACAAAGTTTATTATAAGTTGGAAGAACATTGAATACATTCCAATTAAGCATCTAAATGCCAAATCGCGCAATCCGTTTCAGGATTTTCTATTGGTATTTGAATATTTTAAACTATTGAAGCTTTATAAACCTGCCTTGATTTTACCACATACGATCAAGCCGAATATTTATTCTAGTTTGGCTGCAAGATGGCTCAACATTTCAACCGTTTCAAGCCTAACTGGTTTAGGCACTGTTTTCATTCGAGATACATTTGTGAATAGGATCATACAGAAGTTTTATCATTGGGCATTATCAGGCAACAAGTATCTTTTGTTTCATAATCATTTAGATCGTAACGAGTGGTGTCAAAGAAGTTTATTTCCAATTTCCAAAACTTTTATTATTCCGGGCAGTGGCGTTGATTTGAATCGTTTTAAACCTGATCCAGTAAATATCAATTCAAGGCAATTTATTTTTTTATATTTAGGAAGGCTTCATCCGGACAAAGGAATCAGAGAATTTTTACTTGCTGCTAAAATTTTATCTCAGGAACAAGCAAACCTGCGTTTTTGGGTTGCAGGTGATTTGCTTGAAGCAGATTATAAAAATGGCTATGAGGAAATTGTCCATTTACTACATTCAATTCCAAAGCTTGATTACCTGGGAAAGCAATCTGAAGTTGCAACTTTATTGAAGCAGGTTCATTTTGTGGTCTTGCCTACCTATCGGGAAGGGATGTCCAGATCTTTGATGGAAGCAATGGCGATGTGTAAACCAGTTATTGCTTCGAATGTCGCAGGAGTCAATGAATTGATTACAGATGGGGTGGAAGGATTCTTAGTTCCCGCCAAAGATATTCAATCGCTTTCCAATGCGATGGTACGCATGTCTCAGCTTGCAGACGAGCAATATAAATCAATGGGTGCAGCAGGTCGCCTTAAAATTGAATCATTTTATTCCAATCAAAAGGTCTGTGAAGCATATTCAGAATTATTTTTGAAAGTATTTCATTAA